Proteins from a genomic interval of Chionomys nivalis chromosome 7, mChiNiv1.1, whole genome shotgun sequence:
- the LOC130878283 gene encoding 60S ribosomal protein L36 translates to MALRYPMAVGLNKGHKVTKNVSQPRHSRRRGRLTKHTKFVRDMIREVCGFAPYERRAMELLKVSKDKRALKFIKKRVGTHIRAKRKREELSNVLAAMRKAAAKKD, encoded by the coding sequence ATGGCCCTGCGCTACCCCATGGCCGTGGGCCTCAACAAGGGCCACAAGGTGACGAAGAACGTAAGCCAGCCGAGGCACAGCCGGCGGCGCGGGCGCCTCACAAAGCACACCAAGTTCGTGCGGGACATGATCCGGGAGGTGTGCGGCTTCGCGCCCTACGAGCGGCGCGCCATGGAGCTGCTCAAGGTGTCCAAGGACAAGCGCGCGCTCAAGTTCATCAAGAAGCGGGTGGGCACGCACATACGCGCCAAGAGGAAGCGGGAGGAGCTGAGCAACGTGCTGGCCGCCATGAGGAAGGCGGCGGCCAAGAAGGACTGA